In Fibrobacter sp. UWEL, the genomic stretch GATGAATGGATGGAAGATAAAGCTTACTTAACCGAGAAGGAGATGGGAAAATCCGCTTTTTGCGCATGAATTTACAGAAAAGGACTTGCCTAATCTGAGCGAAATCAAGCTTATGACATTGCTAAACGAAGTTTCTCTGACTTAGATGAGGCTGACTTGCATGTGGATCAGTTAAATAATGTTATTGGGCGTTCTGTAGGCTATAAATATCGTGATTCATCTCCAAAGGTTTTGGCGATGAAAATTCTTGAACATATGTATAAAAATGGTTTTTATCAAGCAACAGGAGATTCGTTGCATGGATATAAAGTTGAAAAAGCGAACCTAAGCCTAAGTGAATACGTAGACACCCTTTTGAAGATTCTCAAGAAAAATGAAAATGGATTGTAAAATAAGGCTAGAAAGAGATTGTATATTTAGCATATGTCTCTCGCTTGCTTGCATTTAAAATCCATAATAGTTAACGCAATCGGTGTCTTTGTGATGCCGGTTGTTTTTATGTTAGGGGTGTTTGATTTCTTATTCAAAATAGATCCACGTACGGATGATTCTGCTTTTGTTCCCGGATTAAGTTTGTTTATTAACTATGTAGTTGCCTGGGTTGTATTGCATATCTTAAATACGACTGTAGACTTGGTATTCCGTAAAGTACGATATGATTTGATAAGACCCCGTGTGAGACTGCTTGTTGCTACGCTATTGGCTTTGATTGCTGTGTGTGTGGTTTGGTGTCGGGGGGATCCTACGGGGATTGCTCTGGCTTTATTTTTGTATGTCTATTTTTTGCCCTTTGTAGGATCTTTTATCTTCCCGAAAGTTTGGAAACGTGATTTATTACTATTAGGATGTTCCTTTGTTATTCCTTTCATTGCTGTTATGATTGAATGTTTTCGGAAAGGTTACGTCCTTGTATAATCTGAACAAAAAATACCAGCGGAAGAACCTGCTGGTATTTTTTATAAAGGCGGGATTGTTCTGCTTTAAGGCGGGTTTAGTTCGCCTTGTAGCTTACGAAGCGGACGTTGCCGCAGTAGTCCTTGTGGATGCCGGTGAAGGTAAGCCAGGGGTAGCTTGCTGCTTCGGCTTCCAGCATGGCGCCTTGTTCGGAACCGATTTCTAACAAAATAGATGCGCCGGAGTTCATGCGGCCTTCGGTCTGCTGCAAAAGTTTGCGGACCAGGTCCAGTCCGTCGGCTCCGCCAAAGAGGGCGAGGGCCGGATCGAAGTTTGCCACTTCGGGCTGGAGGTTGGGCTTTTCGCCATCGGGGATGTAGGGCAGGTTTGCGATAAGGCAATCGATTTTCTGGTCGGCGGCGAGACTTGCTGCAGTCAATGCTTCTGCGGTGGCTGCGTCCAGAAGGTCGCCCTTGGCAAAGGACAGCTGGGGTGCGGTCAGTTCGTTGGCTTCTGCATTTTCCTTGGCCAAAGCCAGAGCGTCGTCGGAGATGTCGCAGGCAAGAACCTTGGCGCCGGAAATTTCCTTAGCGCAGGAAATGGAAATGCAGCCGGAACCGGTTCCAATTTCAACGATGAAGGGGGCTTCCACTTCTTTCAGACGGTCGCGGGCCATATCCACCAGCATCTCGGTTTCGGGACGGGGAATGAGGGCGCGGGGGTCGCACTTGATGATAAAGCCGCGGAAACTGGTATCGCCAATAATGTGCTGCAGAGGTTCGCGATTGGCGCGGCGTGCCACCATGGGGCGGAGTACGTCAAGCTCTGCAGGGGTCAGGGGCTTCTCGAAGTTCAAGTACAGATCCATACGGTTCTTCATCTTGAGACCGAAGCTGATGATGTACTGAGCATCCAGAAGGGGATCGGGGATTCCCTTCTTTTCGAAGAAGACCTTGGTGCGGTTCAGAATTTCGAGAACCGTCATGGGACCGTTATTTGCAGGAGCTGCCATTCGCCGATACCTTTAGGGTTGCAGGTGGTCCAGATTATGCCTGGAACTTGCCCAGCTTTTCCTGAGCGTTTGCCATCTGGAGGCCGTTGATCACTTCCTGCAGGTCGCCAGCAACTACCTGGTCCAGGTTGTACAGGGTGAGGCCGATACGATGGTCGGTCACGCGGTTCTGGGGATAGTTGTAAGTACGGATCTTTGCGGAACGGTCGCCAGTACCAACGAGGGCCTTACGGCTAGCGGCTTCTTCACGTTCCTTCTTGGCGATGACTTCGTCAAGGATGCGGGAACGGAGCATTTCCATAGCGTGCAAGCGGTTCTGGAGCTGGGAACGTTCGGTCTGGCAGCTCACCACAACGCCTGTAGGAATATGGGTCAAACGGACTGCGGAGTCGGTCTTGTTGATGTACTGACCACCAGCGCCACTGGAGCGGTAGGTATCCATGTGGATGTCTGCTTCGCGGATTTCCACGTCCACTTCTTCAGCTTCGGGAAGGATTGCCACGGTAGCGGCAGAGGTGTGGACACGGCCCTGAGTTTCGGTTTCAGGAACGCGCTGCACGCGGTGTACACCACTTTCAAACTTCAAGGTACCGTAAACGCTATCGCCCTCGATAAACACGCGGATTTCCTTGTAGCCGCCCACAGTACCTTCGCTCAGGTCCTGGATAGTGACCTTCCAACCCATCTTTTCGCAATAGGCGCGGTACATGCGGAACAAGTCGCCGGCAAACAGTGCGGATTCGTCACCGCCGGTACCACCGCGAATTTCGAGAGTCGCATTACGGAAGTCCCAGGGATCCTTGGGAACCATCAAAATCTGCAATTCATCAGTCAGGCCGGGAAGGGTCTTTTCGATGGTGGAAAGCTCGGACTTTGCCATAGCCACCATTTCGGGATCGGAATCACCCAAAGCGGTCTTCCATTCTTCCTGGTCGTTCAGCATCTGCAGGTATTCCTTAGCCTTGATAACGGCCTTTTCGATACCCTTGTACTGCTTGTGAATCTTGTTATAGCGAGCCTGGTCACCGAGAACATCGGGATTTCCCAATTCGGATTCCAGTTCTTCGTACTTTTCAATCAATTTACGTGCTTTGTCTTTCATCGTGGCCAAATATAGAAAATAAAAAAGCACGGCCAGTGCCGTGCTATTATAATCCTATAACCTAAAACCTGATTAAAACTGGTTGATAAAGAATGTTATGACGAGGCTGTTAATGAAGTCTGCGAACATACTTCCTACGATAGGTACCAGCAGGTAGGGCTTTACTGCCGGAGCAAAGCGGGAGGTGATGGCCTGCATGTTAGCCATGGCGTTGGGCGTTGCTCCCATGCCGAAACCACAAACACCTGCGGAAAGTACTGCGGCGTCATAATCTCGTCCCATGACGTTAAATACCACGAAGTAGGCGAACAGGAACATGAGTAATGTCTGGGCGCAAAGGAGTACAACCAAGGGGAGGGCGAGGGAAGCCAGCTGCCAAAGTTTCAGGGTGATCATGGCGATGCCCAGGAACAGGGAAAGGCAAATGCCGCCCACGTCGCTGATTTCGCCCATATGGACTTCGTACTTGCTGCTGTATTCGCAAATATTGCGCATGATGGCGGCGACAATCATGGCGCCAATGTAGGCGGGGAAGGTCATGCCGGTCTTGGAAAGCAAAGTGGATACCAGGGTGCCCAAGCCCATGGCAACAGCTAGCTGGAAGGCTGCGGTGGAGTAGCGCTTGGCGGAGCGGCGGTACTTGCTCTGTTCTTCCTTCAGTTCGGTCTTGTCTTCTGCTTTTGCGGACTTGAGGAGATCGCGCTTGATGATCAGCTTGCGACCCAGAGGGCCGCCCATGAGGGAGCCTGCTACAAGGCCGAAGGTTGCTGCTGCGGTACAGAGGGTGGTGGCGCCTTCCATGCCGAAGTCCTCTAGCACGG encodes the following:
- the prmC gene encoding peptide chain release factor N(5)-glutamine methyltransferase, translating into MAAPANNGPMTVLEILNRTKVFFEKKGIPDPLLDAQYIISFGLKMKNRMDLYLNFEKPLTPAELDVLRPMVARRANREPLQHIIGDTSFRGFIIKCDPRALIPRPETEMLVDMARDRLKEVEAPFIVEIGTGSGCISISCAKEISGAKVLACDISDDALALAKENAEANELTAPQLSFAKGDLLDAATAEALTAASLAADQKIDCLIANLPYIPDGEKPNLQPEVANFDPALALFGGADGLDLVRKLLQQTEGRMNSGASILLEIGSEQGAMLEAEAASYPWLTFTGIHKDYCGNVRFVSYKAN
- the prfA gene encoding peptide chain release factor 1; protein product: MKDKARKLIEKYEELESELGNPDVLGDQARYNKIHKQYKGIEKAVIKAKEYLQMLNDQEEWKTALGDSDPEMVAMAKSELSTIEKTLPGLTDELQILMVPKDPWDFRNATLEIRGGTGGDESALFAGDLFRMYRAYCEKMGWKVTIQDLSEGTVGGYKEIRVFIEGDSVYGTLKFESGVHRVQRVPETETQGRVHTSAATVAILPEAEEVDVEIREADIHMDTYRSSGAGGQYINKTDSAVRLTHIPTGVVVSCQTERSQLQNRLHAMEMLRSRILDEVIAKKEREEAASRKALVGTGDRSAKIRTYNYPQNRVTDHRIGLTLYNLDQVVAGDLQEVINGLQMANAQEKLGKFQA
- the gltS gene encoding sodium/glutamate symporter, giving the protein MYKLSLDMYQTLALAVVVLVIGANLKKQVKFLEKFCIPSPVVGGILFAFLSCILYKLNLLEFQFDETLKSICMMVFFTSVGFNANLKILKSGGINLILLLVCVCVLILSQNGLAVALANMLNVSPLVGLSAGSISMVGGHGTAGAFGPVLEDFGMEGATTLCTAAATFGLVAGSLMGGPLGRKLIIKRDLLKSAKAEDKTELKEEQSKYRRSAKRYSTAAFQLAVAMGLGTLVSTLLSKTGMTFPAYIGAMIVAAIMRNICEYSSKYEVHMGEISDVGGICLSLFLGIAMITLKLWQLASLALPLVVLLCAQTLLMFLFAYFVVFNVMGRDYDAAVLSAGVCGFGMGATPNAMANMQAITSRFAPAVKPYLLVPIVGSMFADFINSLVITFFINQF